DNA sequence from the Camelina sativa cultivar DH55 unplaced genomic scaffold, Cs unpScaffold09889, whole genome shotgun sequence genome:
TTAAACTCCTCTGCGTCGTTTCCCCATGTTTCTTTGTCGTGGTGCATCGCTACCACTGATAAATAGATTTGAGTTCCTGCAGGAATGTCAAGGTTTCCGAGCTTAGCTCTCCTAAGAGTGTCACGGTTTAGTGTCATTGCTGGAGGGTAGAGCCGGAGAGTCTCGTTGATTATCATACTTAGCTGTTagcaaagacaaaaaaataaaagaatttggtGCTAAGAATCAATGTCTCTTGAAACCATACTTAAGTTGGGG
Encoded proteins:
- the LOC104775184 gene encoding cytochrome P450 734A1-like — encoded protein: MNQEWQNIAREEVIRVLGPTGFPTLDVLQDLKSLSMIINETLRLYPPAMTLNRDTLRRAKLGNLDIPAGTQIYLSVVAMHHDKETWGNDAE